The following are encoded together in the Phaseolus vulgaris cultivar G19833 chromosome 9, P. vulgaris v2.0, whole genome shotgun sequence genome:
- the LOC137821123 gene encoding protein WALLS ARE THIN 1-like — protein sequence MADSGSASSSTRMWCSIPEKFQLHAAMLALQFGYAGFHVVSRAALNMGISKLVFPVYRNVIAFFLLLPFAYFLEKKERPAITLNFLLQFFLLALVGITANQGFYLLGLDNTSPTFASAIQNSVPAITFLMAVILRIEQVRLNRKDGIAKVAGTLFCVAGASVITLYKGPTIYSPTPTLNASPVIDFGSLSLGDAKGKNWTLGCVYLIGHCLSWSGWLVLQAPVLKKYPARLSVTSYTCFFGLIQFFAIALIFERDAQAWIFNSGGEVFTIFYAGVVASGIAFAVQIWCIDRGGPVFVAVYQPVQTLVVAIMASLALGEEFYLGGIIGAVLIVVGLYFVLWGKTEERKFAKEQAAITSTPEHSGIRSASHAKTSLAQPLLLPSSTENV from the exons ATGGCTGATTCTGGCTCAGCCTCCTCTTCCACCAGAATGTGGTGCTCCATCCCAGAAAAATTCCAGCTGCATGCGGCCATGTTGGCCCTGCAGTTTGGCTACGCCGGCTTCCATGTCGTCTCGAGAGCTGCCCTTAACATGGGCATTAGCAAACTTGTTTTCCCAGTCTACCGCAACGTTATTGCTTTTTTCCTGCTCCTTCCTTTTGCCTACTTCTTGGAAAA GAAGGAGAGGCCTGCCATTACCTTAAACTTCCTCTTACAGTTCTTTCTTCTCGCGCTTGTCGG GATTACTGCAAACCAAGGTTTCTACTTGCTTGGTTTGGACAACACATCCCCAACCTTTGCATCAGCCATACAAAACTCTGTCCCAGCCATAACATTTCTCATGGCAGTCATACTCAG GATAGAGCAAGTTCGGCTGAACCGAAAGGATGGGATAGCGAAGGTTGCCGGAACCTTATTCTGTGTGGCTGGGGCATCGGTGATTACACTATACAAGGGTCCAACAATATATAGCCCAACTCCAACACTGAACGCTAGCCCAGTGATTGACTTTGGTTCACTCTCACTGGGAGATGCCAAGGGAAAGAACTGGACCCTCGGCTGCGTCTACCTCATAGGACACTGCTTGTCCTGGTCTGGTTGGCTTGTGTTGCAAGCACCTGTACTCAAGAAGTACCCTGCTCGCCTCTCTGTCACTTCCTATACATGTTTCTTTGGCCTCATCCAGTTCTTCGCCATTGCTCTCATCTTTGAAAGAGATGCTCAGGCTTGGATTTTCAATTCTGGTGGAGAAGTTTTCACCATCTTCTACGCG GGAGTGGTGGCATCTGGAATTGCCTTCGCTGTTCAGATATGGTGCATTGACAGAGGTGGCCCTGTGTTCGTTGCAGTGTATCAACCTGTTCAAACTCTTGTTGTCGCTATTATGGCTTCCCTTGCTTTAGGCGAAGAGTTCTACTTGGGAGG GATCATTGGAGCAGTGTTGATCGTTGTGGGACTGTACTTTGTGTTGTGGGGCAAAACCGAAGAAAGAAAGTTTGCAAAGGAACAGGCTGCGATCACGTCCACCCCAGAGC